The nucleotide window GCCAGTGCCGCGGTCACGTCGCGCACCAGGCTGCCCGACTGCAGGTGGCGGACGCTGATGTTCACGCCCAGCTGCAGGTCCCGGCCCTGGGCCAGCAACCCGGCCAGCTCGGCGGTGGCCTGCTCCAGCACCCAGCGCTGCAGCGGCACGATGAGGCCGTCGTCCTCGGCCAGCGGCACGAACTCCGCCGGGGAGACCTCGCCGAGGACCGGGTGGTCCCACCGGATGAGCGCCTCCAGCCCGAGCACCCGCCGCTCGGCCGCGCCGACCACCGGTTGGTAGACCAGCCGAAGCTGACCGTGGGCGAGGGCGTCGGGCAGGTCGTCGACCAGCCGGTTGCGCCGCACGGTCGCGTCGTCGGCGGACTCCCCGTGCAGGCGCACGCAGCCCTTGCCGGCGGCCTTCGCCGCGCGCAGCGCGACGTCGGCGTGCCGCAGGCTGACCGACACGTCGTCGGTGGCGGACAGCTCGGCGACGCCGATGCTGCACGAGACGTCGAAGACCAGGTCCGGGTCGGCCCCGGCGGTGGGCACCGACCGGTGGACGCCGGCCAGCTCGGCGATGATCCGCTCGCCCAGCGCCGCGGCCTCGACCAGGTCCGAGCGCACGACGACGGCGAACTCGTCGCCGCCCAGCCGGCTCACCAGGTCGTCGTCGCGCACGGTCGCCCGCAGCCGGTCGGCGACCTCGACCAGCAGCAGGTCCCCGGCCTCGTGCCCGGCGATGTCGTTGACGGCCTTGAAGCCGTCGAGGTCCAGCAGCAGCACGGCCGTGGGCTCGCCCGTGGCGACCCGGCCGCGCGCACCGGCCAGCGCCGCCATCAGCCGGGCGCGGTTGGGCAGCCCGGTGAGGTAGTCGCTGTAGGCCATCCGCTCCAGCTCCTGCTGGCTGGTCTGGCCGTCGCCGGTGTCCCGCTGTCCCTCCCCGGTCGCGTCGTCCCCCGCGGACGACGCGCCCGGACGGCTCCGCAGGAGACCGGCCACGAGGGCGGACAGGGCCAGCACCGCGGCCACGACCGCCTCGGTGGCGGTGGGCGGGCGCCCGGCGACCGGGCCGCCGAGCAGCAGCCCCGCGACGAGGACGGCACAGCCGGCGGCGACCGCGCGCGGCGGCACGGGTGGGCTCACGGTCGGACCCCCGCCCCGGGCACCGGGCCGGGCAGGCCCGGCCACAGCCGGCCGCCGTCGGACTCGAGCAGCTCGACGAGACCGGCCAGCCCCAGCGGGCGGGACAGCAGGAAGCCCTGCGCGAAGCCGCAGCCCAGCGACTCGAGGACGGCGAGCTGGCCGCTGGT belongs to Modestobacter sp. L9-4 and includes:
- a CDS encoding bifunctional diguanylate cyclase/phosphodiesterase, which produces MSPPVPPRAVAAGCAVLVAGLLLGGPVAGRPPTATEAVVAAVLALSALVAGLLRSRPGASSAGDDATGEGQRDTGDGQTSQQELERMAYSDYLTGLPNRARLMAALAGARGRVATGEPTAVLLLDLDGFKAVNDIAGHEAGDLLLVEVADRLRATVRDDDLVSRLGGDEFAVVVRSDLVEAAALGERIIAELAGVHRSVPTAGADPDLVFDVSCSIGVAELSATDDVSVSLRHADVALRAAKAAGKGCVRLHGESADDATVRRNRLVDDLPDALAHGQLRLVYQPVVGAAERRVLGLEALIRWDHPVLGEVSPAEFVPLAEDDGLIVPLQRWVLEQATAELAGLLAQGRDLQLGVNISVRHLQSGSLVRDVTAALARAGLPARRLMLEVTESLFIGELDRANGDLQTLHDMGCVISLDDFGRGYSTFAYLTRLPVDVLKMDREFLAGITDDPRSAALVETVIELGRRLDIDVVAEGVETPGQLAALRALGCRFLQGFLLGRPTRPEDLPAVIDAFDERLLDAEAPGLPVAVPVGE